The proteins below come from a single Benincasa hispida cultivar B227 chromosome 4, ASM972705v1, whole genome shotgun sequence genomic window:
- the LOC120076895 gene encoding flocculation protein FLO11, with translation MSLSQLRILLPWQSLKASPLPENESPGRSFEPTDEVETSASAADTTQNIRHQPAQSPEIKPEQPPLATALAPERSETMPPSKSHKAGKVHSQPPPNSRAKNRSRTASKPSPPSKAIPQSSVASNKSPSTSGKDSLSQDTSKPSSPAGKSSRSQDASSKPSSPAAVAATAPRSRITSKPSSPSSSSSPSSQTSSKNHPKPSSQSRFKADSQPSSSRSAFPSQDSSLPPRLPSLENSRQPSERTSRVQSPSHFSSKPTAQSTSQQPNESPAVIGIQSHPNSKPSSQSRFKADSQPSSSSRSAFSSQDSSMLPWSPSRENSRQQPLEKTSRVQSPSHLSSKPAQSTSQQPIESPAAIGNQTTNETISHPTNQSPKARPTSRESQMQTKSKQSLKPNTKQVELKASKNKSETKEELSSKNTSNPHSNQDSFENPTKSDQTIENSLDFSLESQAESRETEEELAKTTNALQTKASRSTLITSSKIHPSFEPEQQEESMDDSSKAFQKLNIKYSDEENPKSFTTLIGQNKGSSMHLVSGEAKSESSIHIHRQYKSNPDQSPKCSTEIEGNFINETQEDSRTEENPPSVEIYINLNVQGINNSIMCNTSFTENDPGIKLKLSRETIKSEDELESHHARKAEYSAKPAEKVTYEPRVRRRCLRGMLMESSDSEVENPGKSRRHGCRYGLSSKGKEVETL, from the coding sequence ATGTCACTCTCACAATTGCGCATTCTACTTCCTTGGCAATCATTAAAAGCTTCTCCTCTTCCAGAAAATGAGTCGCCAGGACGGAGTTTTGAGCCTACAGATGAAGTGGAAACTTCTGCATCTGCAGCTGATACCACGCAGAATATTCGGCATCAACCAGCCCAGTCTCCTGAGATAAAACCAGAACAGCCTCCTTTAGCAACAGCTCTGGCACCTGAAAGAAGTGAAACTATGCCACCTTCAAAATCTCACAAGGCAGGCAAAGTTCATTCTCAGCCACCACCGAATTCCCGAGCCAAAAACCGATCCCGAACAGCTTCCAAGCCTTCACCACCATCGAAAGCAATCCCTCAATCTTCAGTTGCTTCCAACAAGTCTCCTTCAACGTCAGGCAAAGACTCCCTATCTCAAGATACTTCAAAGCCTTCATCACCAGCAGGCAAATCCTCTCGTTCTCAAGATGCTTCTTCAAAGCCTTCATCACCTGCAGCAGTTGCAGCTACAGCTCCTCGATCCCGGATTACTTCAAAGCCATCGTCTCCATCGTCTTCGTCGTCTCCATCATCTCAAACATCCAGTAAAAACCATCCAAAACCATCGTCACAATCAAGATTTAAAGCCGATTCTCAACCTTCATCTTCAAGGTCAGCATTTCCATCTCAAGATTCGTCTCTGCCACCACGGTTGCCATCTCTAGAAAATTCTCGACAACCATCAGAAAGAACCTCTCGGGTTCAGTCTCCATCTCATTTTTCCAGTAAACCAACTGCACAATCAACATCACAACAGCCTAATGAGTCTCCTGCAGTCATTGGAATTCAAAGCCATCCAAATTCAAAACCATCATCACAATCAAGATTTAAAGCTGATTCGCAGCCTTCATCATCTTCAAGGTCAGCATTCTCATCTCAAGATTCTTCTATGCTACCATGGTCGCCATCTCGAGAAAATTCTCGCCAACAACCATTGGAAAAAACCTCTCGAGTTCAGTCTCCATCTCATTTGTCCAGTAAACCTGCACAATCCACATCACAACAGCCTATTGAATCTCCTGCAGCCATTGGAAACCAAACAACAAATGAAACCATTTCTCATCCCACAAATCAATCCCCAAAAGCAAGACCTACAAGCAGAGAAAGTCAGATGCAAACCAAATCAAAGCAGTCCCTGAAACCAAACACGAAACAAGTGGAGTTGAAAGCATCAAAAAATAAGTCTGAAACCAAGGAAGAGCTCTCATCTAAGAACACTTCCAATCCCCATTCAAACCAGGACTCTTTTgaaaacccaacaaaatcagATCAAACCATAGAAAATAGCTTAGATTTCTCCCTAGAATCTCAAGCAGAGTCAAGAGAAACTGAGGAAGAATTGGCAAAGACAACCAATGCACTTCAAACCAAAGCATCCAGAAGCACATTAATCACATCTTCCAAAATCCATCCATCGTTTGAACCAGAACAACAGGAAGAATCCATGGACGACTCATCCAAAGCTTTTCAGAAACTAAACATCAAATATTCAGACGAAGAAAATCCAAAGAGTTTCACAACACTGATCGGCCAAAACAAAGGATCGTCAATGCACTTAGTCTCCGGCGAAGCCAAAAGCGAAAGCTCAATCCACATCCACCGTCAGTACAAAAGCAATCCAGATCAAAGCCCTAAATGTTCAACAGAAATCGAAGGAAATTTCATTAACGAAACACAGGAAGATTCAAGAACAGAAGAGAATCCACCGTCAGTGGAAATATATATCAACCTCAATGTACAAGGTATCAACAACTCAATCATGTGCAATACCTCATTTACAGAGAATGATCCAGGAATCAAGTTGAAACTTTCTCGAGAAACAATAAAATCTGAAGATGAATTAGAGTCTCATCACGCTAGAAAAGCAGAGTACAGTGCGAAACCTGCCGAGAAGGTTACGTATGAGCCCAGAGTAAGACGAAGATGCCTCAGAGGGATGTTAATGGAGTCGAGCGATTCTGAGGTCGAGAATCCAGGAAAGTCCAGACGCCATGGCTGCCGGTACGGTCTTAGTAGCAAAGGAAAAGAGGTCGAAACTCTGTAA
- the LOC120075451 gene encoding CBS domain-containing protein CBSX3, mitochondrial gives MEIQNIAYIDLQRSFLLQSNPDPRSRMHGIMKAVRSWQETLKKITITQHSYRRETNKVEKILEGSELGGDPSSPLKGLKNITVAEIVSRRGDGSIGSSWLTCKAEDTAIDAVQNMARNNIGSLVVLKSEGEHIAGIVTEQDYLKKIIADGRSPIYTKVGEIMTREDKLVTVTSDTNILKAVQLMTENRIRHVPVIDGKLVGMISIVDVVRALVEQQNGELKRLNEYIKGEYY, from the exons ATGGAAATACAGAACATAGCGTACATTGATCTTCAAAGGAGCTTCCTGTTACAGTCCAATCCAGATCCAAG ATCTAGAATGCACGGGATCATGAAAGCAGTAAGGTCATGGCAAGAGACGTTAAAGAAGATCACGATCACACAGCACTCTTATAGAAGAGAAACAAATAAAGTGGAAAAGATTTTGGAAGGATCGGAATTAGGAGGTGATCCGTCTTCTCCGCTGAAAGGTTTGAAGAATATTACAGTAGCGGAGATCGTTTCGAGAAGGGGAGATGGAAGTATTGGCTCCTCTTGGTTAACCTGTAAGGCAGAGGATACCGCCATCGATGCCGTGCAAAAT ATGGCTAGAAATAACATTGGATCTTTGGTGGTGTTGAAGTCTGAAGGAGAACACATTGCTGGAATCGTCACAGAACAAG ACTACCTGAAGAAAATAATAGCAGATGGGAGATCTCCCATATACACAAAAGTTGGAGAAATAATGACTAGAGAG GACAAACTAGTAACTGTAACGTCTGATACGAACATCCTTAAAGCAGTGCAGCTTATGACAG AGAATCGCATAAGACATGTTCCTGTTATAGATGGCAAACTAGTTGGAATGATTTCTATAGTAGATGTAGTCAGAGCACTGGTAGAGCAGCAAAACGGGGAACTCAAGCGACTAAACGAATACATAAAAGGGGAATATTATTAA